The sequence GGCCTGCGGCAGGATCAGCGACAGAAAAGTCCGCTCGCCGGTTTCGGGATCGGTCCTCAGGTTCTTGCGTCCGATCCCCAGGTGCTTGAGGTTGGGATCGTTGAGCGTCAGATCCCATGGCATGGCCGCTGTATCGAGCAGCGGGACGGCACGGGAACTCGGCTCGGCGCTGCCATCGCCGGCCTGCGCAATCAGCGTTGGCTCGCGGTTGTAGAACGCGAGCACCACGCAGCCTTCGGGCGAAGCCATGTGCCCGCGGGTCCAGCCAGCTGGCAAGAAGCCATAGTAATCGGGGCCATAGCGGCGCCCGTCCATCTCCAACCCGCCCTCAATCACGAAGAATTCCTCGTCGGATAGAATATGTTCAGGGCCTCCACGCGACCATCCTGGTGGATAGCGCATCAGCATTGAGCAGGCCCCATCGCTGGAATCGCGGCTGAGCAGCTTGTATTCGACATCGGGACGGGCCAGGCCATGGCCGATACGCCGCCAGGGCAGCATCTGGGCCTGAACAAATTCGACATGATCGCGGCTTAACATGGCACGGAGCTACCCTGCTGGCCGCGCTGTTTCCTTGATGCGGGTCAAGCTTGCTCGCTTGTCGAATTGCCTTCCATCCGGCTAGGTAGCGCCAAACTATTGGAGACATTCGCATGCCCACCGGCCTAGTTGCCCTGCTCGACGACATTTCCGTGATCGCCAAGGCAGCGGCAGCGAGCATTGACGATGTTGGCGTGGCTGCAGCCAAGGCGGGAACTAAGGCGGCGGGCGTGGTGATCGACGATGCCGCCGTGACGCCCAGCTATGTCACCGAGTTTACGCCCGATCGCGAGCTGCCGATCATCTGGCAGATCGCCAAAGGCAGTCTCAAGAACAAACTACTGATCCTGCTGCCCGCGGCCCTGCTGCTGAGCGAGTTCTTGCCTCAGGCGATGACCCCGCTCCTGATGATGGGCGGGCTGTTCCTGTGCTATGAAGGCGCCGAAAAGGTGCTGGAGAAGCTGGGTGGGGCCAAGCACGGTGAGACGCTGGAAGACCCGATCGAGGACATGGCGACCTTCGAGAAGGAGCGAATTTCTGGCGCTGTCCGCACCGACTTCATCTTGTCAGCCGAAATCATGGCGATCTCGCTCGCCGAAGTGGCGAGCGAGCCGCTGCTTAGCCGTGGGATAATCCTGGCGCTGGTCGGGATCGTCATTACTGCGGCGGTCTACGGCGTGGTCGCGCTGATCGTGAAGATGGACGATATCGGCCTGCATATGGTGCAGGAACGTACCAGCGCGACGGCCAAGGCCTTCGGACGCGGTTTGCTGCATGCCATGCCCAGGCTGCTGACCTTCCTGTCGGTGGTCGGCACGCTTGCTATGCTGTGGGTGGGCGGGCACATCATGGTGGATGGTGCCAAGAAGTTGGGCTTCAAACCGCCTTACGAAGCGATCCACGCGGTGGAACATGTCGTGCATGAGGCGACCGGCGCGCTGGGCGGGGTGCTGGGCTGGCTGACCAATTCTGCGCTGTCGGGCGTAGTCGGCCTGATCCTGGGCACGATTGTCGCCTTGGCGCTGCACAAGGTGCCGGCGCTGTTTGGCAAGTCAGCCCACTAAGGCGAGGACCTCGCGCGCAAACAGGCTCAGCGTATCGTCGCGGGCGCCCATGATGACGATCCGGTCCCCGGGGCGGGCCAGTTCGGCCATGTAGCGGCCGCAATCGGCGCGGGTCGGAATGTATTCGGCTGTGCCGCCATGCTCGCGGATCAGGCCAATGATGCGTTCGCTGCCTTCGCTGCGATCGACTGTGCCGCCGAAATAGACCGGATCGCACAGCA comes from Novosphingobium ginsenosidimutans and encodes:
- a CDS encoding cupin domain-containing protein encodes the protein MLSRDHVEFVQAQMLPWRRIGHGLARPDVEYKLLSRDSSDGACSMLMRYPPGWSRGGPEHILSDEEFFVIEGGLEMDGRRYGPDYYGFLPAGWTRGHMASPEGCVVLAFYNREPTLIAQAGDGSAEPSSRAVPLLDTAAMPWDLTLNDPNLKHLGIGRKNLRTDPETGERTFLSLILPQAIPPGSSGPQEIHPVVEEAYLIGGDLTGPHGTMRPGAYFWRPPGIAHGPFGARWGAISLIRFVGGRHVNVWTPEEAAFSFDAPYAPVLPPELAHLAALPWQPAPAW
- a CDS encoding DUF808 domain-containing protein, producing the protein MPTGLVALLDDISVIAKAAAASIDDVGVAAAKAGTKAAGVVIDDAAVTPSYVTEFTPDRELPIIWQIAKGSLKNKLLILLPAALLLSEFLPQAMTPLLMMGGLFLCYEGAEKVLEKLGGAKHGETLEDPIEDMATFEKERISGAVRTDFILSAEIMAISLAEVASEPLLSRGIILALVGIVITAAVYGVVALIVKMDDIGLHMVQERTSATAKAFGRGLLHAMPRLLTFLSVVGTLAMLWVGGHIMVDGAKKLGFKPPYEAIHAVEHVVHEATGALGGVLGWLTNSALSGVVGLILGTIVALALHKVPALFGKSAH